In Trichomycterus rosablanca isolate fTriRos1 chromosome 20, fTriRos1.hap1, whole genome shotgun sequence, one DNA window encodes the following:
- the bokb gene encoding bcl-2-related ovarian killer protein homolog B, translated as MEVLDENELVFQAKLLCRNFMYSRITREGLSWGKVEPFLPVTRGCVGEASLVLLKLGDELENMRPHVYRNVAKQLSISLAAEGVVSNAFLFVATDILSLGITWGKVAAVFAVAGGLAVDCVKQDRPGVVHTIEESLGEFTRKILVPWLRRRGGWSDILECVRSIKSPPQPHWLSSMVTTWKHFMKTIYIYLMKCGL; from the exons ATGGAGGTGCTGGATGAAAATGAGCTGGTGTTCCAGGCTAAACTGCTGTGCAGGAACTTCATGTACTCCAGAATAACTCGGGAAGGACTGAGCTGGGGTAAAGTCGAACCTTTCCTGCCTGTAACACGAGGGTGTGTTGGGGAGGCATCACTTGTGCTCCTTAAATTAG gTGATGAGCTGGAGAACATGCGGCCACATGTCTATCGGAATGTGGCCAAGCAGCTGAGTATCTCGTTGGCAGCAGAGGGCGTGGTGTCTAATGCTTTTCTCTTTGTGGCGACGGACATTCTTTCATTAG GGATCACCTGGGGGAAGGTGGCGGCCGTCTTTGCAGTGGCGGGAGGTCTGGCCGTGGACTGTGTGAAACAGGACCGTCCTGGTGTAGTGCACACTATAGAGGAGAGCCTGGGGGAGTTCACGAGGAAGATCCTGGTCCCCTGGCTCAGGAGAAGAGGAGGATGG AGTGACATACTGGAGTGTGTCAGAAGCATTAAGAGTCCTCCTCAACCACACTGGCTGTCATCTATGGTCACGACCTGGAAGCACTTTATGAAGACCATATACATCTACCTGATGAAGTGTGGACTGTGA